In the genome of Candidatus Angelobacter sp., the window TGCTGAAGCTGCTTTACGAGTGCCAGCGCCACGTCGCTCAACAGGTTGCGCTCGTGAAATTCGTCAAACAACACCGCGCCCACGTCCGACAACGTCCGGTCATCCTGAAGCCAGCGCAGCAGAATTCCCTCGGTGACGTAACAGATTCGTGTGCCGAGGGAGGTCTGGTCGTCGAAGCGGATCTGGTAGCCCACCTCCTGGCCCAATTTGCTGCCGCGCTCCCACGCCACGCGCGCCGCCACGGTTCGGGCAGCAACCCGGCGCGGTTGAAGGACGACGATCTTTCCCGCGCCGACCAAACCGGCATCGAGCAGCATCTGCGGCACCTGTGTCGTTTTGCCCGAACCCGTGGGCGCGACGAGTACGAGCCGGTTGCCAGAACGAAGCGCTTGGACAATTGACGAGTGAATCTGCCATACGTGCAGGGAGGAGTTCATGGCAGAATCGCGGGGAGCGCGGCGGTCTGTCCCGTCGAACCGGCGCCTAAAGTTTCAAATGCCGCAGCACCAGCGCGCCAAGGCTCAAAACGGACATCAGTCCGTTCGGTATGAACTTTTTTGTTTTGGTCAGGCGAACGGCGAAGAACACCAGCAGCACCGCCAGCAGGACGTCCGCGAACAAGTCCGCAACGCGCGGCTGAAATATTACGCCGCTGGCGCACAAACTCAGGACAGCCGCGAACGCAGCCGCCATGATAAGGGACATTTTGCTGCCCGCTTTGAGATAGCCGACCAGGCCTCCCAGAAAGAGGAGCACAATATAAATCCAGAGAATTTTGTTCGGTGTCATAGATTCAATGTTGCAAGGGCAACGTTAGCGACAATCCACCGTAAAGAACATAAGGAAATATGGACCCTGATTCCCGACGAAATGTGCGCTGTTCGCCGGATTTCAACTTTCCACCACTTGTAAACTCAGGATCTCGCCCGGTTCGCACTCGGCGATGACTTCAAACGGTCGGCAGCAGACGGTGCAATCCGTGGTGAAGCGTTGCGACGTGACGCTCGTGTCAACGACCAGTTCCACGCGCTGGCCGCAGAACGGACAAAAGATGATCTCTGAGGCTTCCATCGTTCGGAACAAATTCGCCCAGTTGCGGCGCAAAGCAACCATGTTCTCGATGGACGCCGGTTGCGCCAGCCTTGAGAAGATTCAGCGCCCCTTTGGAAAATTCTTTGCGTTCCGGGCAGTCGGTCCGCGCGCAAGGAATCCCGGTTGTCCATCTCTTCATGGGAGCGGCCCTTCGAATCGAGCGAACCCGGATCGTTCTCGAAGTGTGCTCGTGCCAGACGGCGGGACGCGTGCGGGATTTGACTGGCCGGGATTGAGTTGAATAGCGACAATCAGTGCGGCATCTAAATCCCGGTCTGGACGGATGAAAACGATTCTGACACCGCTGGCGTGGATGATTTTGGCGAACGTCCTTACCTTTCCCGGCGCGCAGCAGGCTGCGGAGGCGTCGTTGCCGTCCGTGGATGCCGTGCTCAAGCGAGTCGTGGAAACCTCGGAAAAGGAGAATGAAAATGACCGCGCCTTCAATCAGCATTACCGCTACACGCGAGCGAAGGTGACCGAGTACCGGAATGCTCGTGGCGATCTGAAGAAGCGCGAGGAGAAAAGAAGTCAGAACAATCCGGAAGTCGTCCCGGCCGCGTTCCGCCCGTCGTCGGAAACGGAGGCAACACCGGAAAAGAACCCCGGGAACAAGGGCCCGGTTACGGATGCCAGTTCCAATGTTCGTGGAAAGGCCTTCGAGAAAAAGGATTTTGCGCTGAATGGCGACCTCCTTGGCCGCTTTCAATTCACGGTTGCAGGACGCGAAACAGTCAATGGACGTTCCGCGCTCGTGCTTGAATTCAAGCCGCGGAGCAGAGACCTCCCGGAGCGGAACATCAAGGACCGTTTCATCAACAAGGCCGCGGGCAGGTTGTGGGTGGATGAAGGCGACTCGGTGCTCGTCAAGGTTGCCGTGCATCTGACGGAAAAAGTTAACGTGGTGGGCGGCCTGGTCGGCTCGATCTGGAAATTTGATTACGCCTTCGATCGTGAACGGACGACCGACGGGCTCTGGTTCACGCACGGCGTTGACTGGCACCTCGAAGGCCGCGAGGTTATTGTGCGCCGCACGGTGGATTACCATGAGGAGAAGTCGGAAGTGCGGAAGGCGTGGTAGCTCGGTCCGCCGGGCTTCTTTTCTCAGAATCTGGCTTTCCTCTCGCGACGGGTCTTCGCTATCCTTGCGCCGTGACTCCAGGTGCCGACTATCTCGATCAATGCCGGGAATTGATCGCCGTCGTCGAAAAACAGCAGGCGGCGATTCAACAGGCGGCCGGCTGGTTTGCGGAAACGATTCTTGCGGGGAGGATGGTGCATTTGTTCGGCTCGGGGCACAGCCGGATTCTGGTCGAGGAAATGTGGCCGCGCTACGGGTCATTTCCGGGATTCAACCCCATCGTCGAGCTTTCGCTGAGTTTTCACAATCTCGTCGTCGGCCCGAACGGACAGCGCCAGGCGATGTTCCTGGAGAACGTCAGCGGACTCGCGGCCAGGATTTTGAGGAACTTCAACCTCTCGCCGCAGGACTCCGCTCTTGTGGCATCGTCAAGCGGCTGCAACGTGGTGCCGGTTGAAATGGCCGAACATTTTCGCGAGCGCGGAATCAAAGTTGTCGCCATCGTCAGCCGCAAACACGCCGATGCCAGCCGCAGTCGGCACCCGAACGGAAGGAAACTTCACGACTGCGCCGACCTCACGCTCGACACGGGCGCGCCGGTGGGCGACGCCATGGTGCAGGTTGACGGCCTGGAAGCGCGCGTGTCTCCCGGCTCGACAGTGGGCGGTTGTTTGCTGGTGAACTCGATCAAGGCGGAAGTGGCGTTGCGGCTAGCGCGGGCCGGCAAACCACCCAGGGTGCTGGTGGCCGGCGCGATCGCGGGCGCGGAAAAATCCGCGGCGATTTTTGAAGCCGCGTACGACGAACACGCGCGGCGGCTGGCGCGACTTTATCAGGATCTGGGCATTTGAACCGACCAGCGGAGGAATAAGTCCGGTCCGCACCAACGCCGAAAAACAGAAAGGCTCATGAAAGAACAACCGTTGCGAACGACCGTGATCGGCAGTTACCCGTTCCCCGGCTGGCTCGAGTTCGCTTGCCAGAACCTTGACAAGTTCGGCGAGACGGACCGCGAGGAACTCATTGAGGATGCCGTTTCCATCGCGATTCACGATCAGTTGGACGCGGGCCTCGATGTTATAACTGACGGCGAACAGACGCGCCTTGATTTCAACCTTTCGTTTTACGGGTTTCTCGAAGGCATCGAACTGGAGTCGGCGCCGCCGCGGCGGTTTGGCCCGCCGGCGCACGATCAACGCGGTCGCCATAAACTCATCGGTGAAATTCGCGCGCCGCGCGGTTTGGGAACCGTGCGGGACTTTCAGCGGTTGCATCGACTCGCGGCAATCGGTCCGGGAACGCGGGAGCCGGATCGCGGAACCGCGCTCAAGGCCAGCGTTCCCGGTCCTTTCACACTTAGCGGACGCATCGTGCCGAACCAGCGGTACTATGACCGTTACTGGCTTACCGAAGCCTTGTTGCCGATTGTCCGCGAAGAGCTCATGGAACTGGTGCGGGCAGGCTGTCAGGAGATATGCGTGGATGAGCCTTCAATGAGTTGCTACGCGCACCGAGAGGATCCCAAGCGCCTCGTTGATATTTTCAACCGCACCGTGAACCCCATCTATCGCAAGTGCCGACTTTCAACCCACCTCTGCTTTGGCAATTTCAAGGGCCGGGCGGTCGGCCCGCGCCGCTATGCGCCAATGTTTCCGGCGTTTAACGACCTGATGGTGGACGAAATCCACGTCGAGATGGCCAGCCGCGAGTTCGCCGAGCTGGAAATCATCGGCGAGATCGCGAAACAAAAAGACGTGGCCGTCGGGATCATTGACGTGAAGAGCTATTACATCGAAACCGTGGACGACGTCGCGAATCGCGTGCGCGCGTGCCTGAAGCATGCGCCCGCGGAGCGCCTGTCATTCGCGCCGGATTGCGGCCTGAGCCAGACCGCGCGCTGGGCGGCGAAACAGAAGCTGAAGAACATGGTGGACGGGGTGAAGAAGGTTCGAAAGGAACTCTCCGTTTGAGGAACGACAACTCCAGCATTCCGCTTTTCGATCGCGGTCCAGGAACATGATCAAACCCGCGCTTCAAGACGACGCTTTCCTCGCCGATGTTGCGGCGGCGCGCGAGGACTCCGGGCATTTCCATCTCTGGTGGCTCGGCCAAAGCGGCTTCCTTCTCCAGTGGCAAGGCCGGCATTTGTTGTTCGATCCATATCTTTCCGAATCGCTGACGAAGAAGTACGCGGGCACCGACAAGCCTCATGTGCGGATGACGGAGCGCGTTGTCGCGCCGGATCGGCTGAATTTCATGGACGTTGTCACGTCGAGCCACAATCACACCGACCATCTCGACGCCGAGACCCTGATGCCATTGCTGCGCGCCAATCCCAAGGCGGAGTTGGTGATTCCCGAGGCCAATCGCGAGTTTGTCGTGGACCGGTTGAAGATT includes:
- a CDS encoding CPXCG motif-containing cysteine-rich protein, producing MVALRRNWANLFRTMEASEIIFCPFCGQRVELVVDTSVTSQRFTTDCTVCCRPFEVIAECEPGEILSLQVVES
- a CDS encoding methionine synthase: MKEQPLRTTVIGSYPFPGWLEFACQNLDKFGETDREELIEDAVSIAIHDQLDAGLDVITDGEQTRLDFNLSFYGFLEGIELESAPPRRFGPPAHDQRGRHKLIGEIRAPRGLGTVRDFQRLHRLAAIGPGTREPDRGTALKASVPGPFTLSGRIVPNQRYYDRYWLTEALLPIVREELMELVRAGCQEICVDEPSMSCYAHREDPKRLVDIFNRTVNPIYRKCRLSTHLCFGNFKGRAVGPRRYAPMFPAFNDLMVDEIHVEMASREFAELEIIGEIAKQKDVAVGIIDVKSYYIETVDDVANRVRACLKHAPAERLSFAPDCGLSQTARWAAKQKLKNMVDGVKKVRKELSV
- a CDS encoding DEAD/DEAH box helicase, coding for MNSSLHVWQIHSSIVQALRSGNRLVLVAPTGSGKTTQVPQMLLDAGLVGAGKIVVLQPRRVAARTVAARVAWERGSKLGQEVGYQIRFDDQTSLGTRICYVTEGILLRWLQDDRTLSDVGAVLFDEFHERNLLSDVALALVKQLQ
- a CDS encoding SIS domain-containing protein; translated protein: MTPGADYLDQCRELIAVVEKQQAAIQQAAGWFAETILAGRMVHLFGSGHSRILVEEMWPRYGSFPGFNPIVELSLSFHNLVVGPNGQRQAMFLENVSGLAARILRNFNLSPQDSALVASSSGCNVVPVEMAEHFRERGIKVVAIVSRKHADASRSRHPNGRKLHDCADLTLDTGAPVGDAMVQVDGLEARVSPGSTVGGCLLVNSIKAEVALRLARAGKPPRVLVAGAIAGAEKSAAIFEAAYDEHARRLARLYQDLGI
- a CDS encoding TMEM14 family protein, with the translated sequence MTPNKILWIYIVLLFLGGLVGYLKAGSKMSLIMAAAFAAVLSLCASGVIFQPRVADLFADVLLAVLLVFFAVRLTKTKKFIPNGLMSVLSLGALVLRHLKL